In Persephonella sp., a single window of DNA contains:
- a CDS encoding copper resistance protein B, whose amino-acid sequence MLKKLIPVIFIFGVSIAEEKKCDFYPVKPMKPLYYGQLMIDRFEHAIDNKNNLDYEITGWYGGDYRRLWVEIEGSHSTLRREGEIEKGDILFGKLISPFWDIRGGIGYKGSYGDNGSNRNMFVIGFKGLAPYMFEVDTNIRLTTKGEIFGDLEAEYDIYLTQKLAFQPRFDITYSFTQIKDLSVGTGLNELSISGRLRYELKREIAPYIGISWVKLFGETRYLAKDEGKKSSYTDIFLGLRMWF is encoded by the coding sequence ATGCTTAAAAAATTAATTCCGGTAATTTTTATCTTCGGTGTTTCTATTGCTGAAGAAAAAAAGTGTGATTTTTATCCTGTAAAACCTATGAAACCTCTTTATTACGGTCAGCTTATGATAGATAGGTTTGAGCATGCTATTGATAATAAAAACAACCTTGATTACGAAATTACTGGATGGTATGGAGGAGATTACAGGAGATTATGGGTTGAGATTGAAGGATCTCACAGCACATTGAGACGGGAAGGTGAGATTGAAAAAGGAGATATTTTATTTGGAAAACTTATATCTCCATTCTGGGATATAAGAGGAGGTATAGGGTATAAAGGCTCCTATGGAGATAATGGATCTAACAGAAACATGTTTGTCATAGGTTTTAAAGGTCTTGCTCCATACATGTTTGAGGTTGATACAAACATCAGACTTACAACAAAAGGGGAGATCTTTGGAGATTTAGAGGCTGAATACGACATTTATCTAACCCAGAAATTAGCATTTCAGCCAAGATTTGACATCACTTACTCATTTACCCAGATAAAAGATCTATCAGTGGGAACAGGTTTAAATGAGCTTTCAATCAGTGGAAGATTGAGATATGAGCTGAAAAGAGAAATAGCACCTTACATAGGTATCAGCTGGGTTAAACTGTTTGGGGAAACAAGATACCTTGCAAAAGATGAAGGGAAGAAAAGCAGTTATACTGATATTTTCTTAGGTTTAAGAATGTGGTTCTGA